One stretch of Stigmatella aurantiaca DNA includes these proteins:
- a CDS encoding serine/threonine protein kinase — protein MDTSPSMGPEALPVGLEVGLWRVVSLCGRGSYGAVYRVVHTQAPEGEAFALKMALQPWDPRFEREVELLRRVKHAGVPRLRDWGEWKVKGGGVFPYLVMEWVEGVPLYEWAEGRQVSTEEAAGVLAGVARALEAVHAVGGVHRDVKGGNVLVRRENGRAVLMDFGSGNYRGARPLTHQPPPPGTYEYQSPESVRFQWQSLRQREGRFEAGPQEDVYALGVTAYRLVTGRYPPEVEVEKTEEGYRVLPRAPVVFEPGTPVSQELAKLIRRMLSEDPSARGRAAQVAQTLEGIARGSRPETEQVLGLSGAGRFKGSGTWDAPVRRARRWAPWAALAVSGALAASGMWMRQSAPEEGTGAGRDHARMDEARDAGTVGLADAVLEVPASGDLIGEATQRVGLDMPKQPFPGQRQPPCGRPLVAVNGGCWVRTGDVTPPCGANAYEWKKECYVPALPPPRPQTSQPQ, from the coding sequence ATGGATACGTCTCCTTCGATGGGCCCCGAGGCGCTCCCGGTAGGGCTGGAAGTGGGCCTGTGGCGCGTGGTGAGCCTGTGCGGCCGGGGCTCCTATGGCGCCGTGTATCGCGTGGTGCACACGCAGGCTCCGGAAGGCGAGGCCTTCGCGTTGAAGATGGCGTTGCAGCCGTGGGATCCGCGCTTCGAGCGGGAGGTGGAGCTGCTGCGCCGGGTGAAGCACGCGGGGGTGCCCCGGCTACGGGACTGGGGCGAGTGGAAGGTGAAGGGCGGAGGGGTGTTCCCCTACTTGGTGATGGAGTGGGTGGAGGGGGTGCCCTTGTATGAGTGGGCCGAAGGGCGCCAGGTGTCCACGGAAGAGGCGGCGGGGGTGTTGGCTGGGGTGGCGCGGGCGTTGGAGGCGGTGCACGCAGTGGGCGGGGTGCACCGGGACGTGAAGGGCGGCAACGTGTTGGTGCGGCGTGAAAATGGGCGCGCGGTGCTGATGGACTTCGGCTCTGGGAACTACCGGGGCGCGCGTCCGCTGACACACCAGCCCCCGCCGCCCGGGACGTATGAGTACCAGAGCCCGGAGTCGGTGCGCTTTCAATGGCAGAGCTTGCGCCAGAGAGAGGGCCGGTTCGAGGCAGGGCCCCAGGAGGATGTGTATGCGTTGGGGGTGACGGCGTACCGGCTCGTGACGGGGAGGTACCCGCCGGAGGTGGAGGTGGAGAAGACGGAGGAGGGGTACCGGGTGCTGCCGCGTGCGCCGGTGGTGTTCGAGCCGGGTACACCGGTGAGCCAGGAACTGGCGAAACTCATCCGGCGGATGCTCTCGGAAGATCCCTCGGCGCGAGGCCGCGCGGCGCAGGTGGCGCAGACGTTGGAGGGCATCGCGAGGGGCTCGCGGCCAGAGACGGAGCAGGTGCTTGGGCTGTCCGGGGCTGGGAGGTTCAAGGGGAGCGGCACCTGGGATGCCCCTGTACGGAGGGCCAGGAGGTGGGCTCCCTGGGCAGCGCTTGCCGTGAGCGGGGCGCTGGCGGCCTCAGGGATGTGGATGCGGCAGTCTGCTCCAGAGGAAGGGACAGGCGCCGGGCGTGATCATGCCAGGATGGACGAGGCGCGGGACGCGGGAACCGTGGGATTGGCGGATGCCGTGCTCGAAGTGCCTGCCAGCGGAGATTTGATTGGAGAGGCAACGCAACGGGTGGGCTTGGATATGCCCAAGCAGCCATTTCCAGGGCAGCGCCAGCCGCCCTGTGGGAGGCCCTTGGTCGCGGTCAACGGTGGCTGTTGGGTACGAACGGGGGATGTGACCCCCCCCTGCGGTGCCAACGCCTACGAATGGAAGAAGGAGTGTTACGTGCCCGCGCTTCCCCCTCCCCGGCCACAGACTTCTCAGCCGCAGTGA